From Cryptosporangium minutisporangium:
TGCGCGGGCAGGCGGCGCGTGCGGGTGGCTTTTCCGAAAACCACGTCACGGTGCGCCCTGAGAGGTGCTCTTCCCGAAAACGGGTCCTCGCCCGCCCCGCGCGCCCTTGCGGAGCGGGCTGGGCGGGCGGCGTCTCAGGCCTGCTTGCGCCAGCGGTCGGTCAGGGCGCCGTAGATGAACACCGGGTTGCCGACGAGGTAACGCTTCCACAGGCGGCGCGGCTCGGTCGCCAGCCGGTACGCCCACTCCATGCCGTGCCGCTGCAGGAACTCCGGCGCCGACGGTTTGTTGCCCGCGTGGAAGTCGAACGCCGCACCGACCGGCACGACCGTGCAGTTCAGCCGCGCGGTGTACTCCGCCACGAACAGGTCCTGGCGTGGCGTCCCGAGACCCACCCAGAACACGTCGGGCTTGGCGGCCGCGACCCGTGCGACCAACTCGTCGGCCTCGTCGGCGGTCAGGTCGCGGAACGGCGGGGACTCGACACCCACGAACTCCGCACCCGGGAACCGCTCGCCGAGCTTCTCCGCCAGCGTGGCCACGGTCGTCGGCGACGCGCCGTACAGGTAGTGCTTCAGCCCGCGGGCACGGCCCTGGTCGATGGTGTCGGCCATCAGGTCGGGCCCGTAGACCCGCGCGGCCATGTCCGGGTGCCCCCGCCGCCGCCCGACCATCGCCACGTAGTGGCCGTCCGCGAAGTTGATGTCGCTGGCGTTGAGCAGCGCACGGTACTCCGGATCGCGGACCGCGAGCGAGAGCGTGTACGCGTTGCACAGGTGGGTGCGGCGCGCCTGCCCGTAGTGGGAGTCGACGACCAGCGCCGCCGCCGGGTCACGGGTGAGTGCTTCGATGCGGACGCCGCAGCACACGAACGTGCCCGGCCGCGTAGACGTGCTCATAGCGCGGAAGCTTAGTTGTAGCCCCAGCCCGGACCTAAAGCAGCAGCCGGGGCGGGGCCGCGCGGCTGCACACCCCCAGCAACCGGAGGGTGGGTCAGCAACCACGCACGGGCCGGCGGGACGACTCGGTGGGCCGAGCCGCGCGCCGGATGCGGAAGCAACCGGCGCGCGCCCGGCAGGCGTAGATAGGGCAGTTAACGACGGAAGGTCGACTGGTGCTCGAGGAACCACCGGTAGACCGACGCGATGCCGTCGCGGAGCTCCACAGTGGGCTCCCAGCCGAGCGCCTTGATCCGGGAGACGTCCAGCACCTTGCGCGGCGTACCGTCCGGCTTCGAGGTGTCGTGCACGAACTCGCCGTCGTAGCCGACGACCTCCGCGATCATCCGGACCAGCTCGTCGATCGTGACGTCCTCGCCGACGCCGATGTTGATCGGTGCCGGGTCGTCGTAGCGCTCCAGCAGGACCAGGCAGGCGGCCGCCAGGTCGTCGGTGTGCAGGAACTCGCGGCGCGGCGTACCGGTGCCGTAGATCGTGAACTCCCGATCGCCGGCCGCGACGGCCTCGTGCATCCGCCGCATCACCATCGGCATCACGTGCGCACCCGGGATCTCGAAGTTGTCACCGGGTCCGTAGAGGTTCGTCGGCATCGCCGAGATGTAGCTCCGGCCGTACTGCCGCCGGATCGCCTGCACCTGCATGACCCCGGCGATCTTCGCGATCGCGTACGCGTCGTTCGTCTCCTCCAGCGGGCCGGTGAGCAGCGAGTCCTCGCGGATCGGCTGCGGCGCGAACTTCGGGTAGATGCAGGAGGAGCCGAGGAACAGGAACCGCTCGACGCCGAACTCGTGCGCCGCGTCGAGCAGGTTCGTCTGGATGCGCAGGTTGTCGGAGAGGAACTCCGCCGGGTACGTCGAGTTCGCGAAGATGCCGCCGACCTTGGCGGCGGCGTCGATCACGTAGTCGGGCCGGGCCTCGTCGAAGAACGCGCGCACCGACTCCCGGTCGCGCAGGTCCAGCTCCTTGGAGCGGCGTCCGACGAGGTTGGTGAAGCCCACCGACTCGAAGTGGCGCCAGATGGCCGAACCGACGAGCCCGCCGTGGCCCGCGATGTAGACCCGGGCGTCCCGAGGGACAGGGTGGTGGAAGGGCGTGGTGGCCACGGGTGGTCGTCTCCTCGAACGCGAGCATCATCGACGGAGTAGTAACGTCTGGCGCCAGCGTATCCATCCATGTGGCCGCACACCTGTGGGGAACCAGCTTGTGAAGATCGTGCTGGCGCACAACCGCTATGTCTCGGCTAACCCCTCGGGTGAGAACACGGTCGTCGACCTGGAGTCGCGGCTGCTCGCCGAGGCCGGCGTCACCGTACTGCCGTTCCAGCGCAGTTCCGACGAGATCGCGGAGCTGTCCAAGCCGCAGAAGGCTCTGCTCCCGATCTCGCCGATCTACGCGCGGCGGGCTCAGCGCGAGCTCGCGGCGCTGCTGGAGTCCGAGCGTCCGGACGTGCTCCACCTGCACAATCCGTACCCGCTGCTGTCCCCGTGGGTGATCCGGACCGCGCACGCCCACGGTGTGCCGGTCGTCCATACGGTGCACAACTTCCGGCAGGTCTGCGCGAACGGCCTGTACTTCCGCGACGGGCACTCGTGCCACGACTGCCTGGGTAAGGCCTACCCGTACCCGGCCGTCCAGCACTCGTGCTACCGCGGCTCGAAGGCGCAGAGCGCGTTGATGGCGACGACGCTCACCGTGCACCGCGGCACGTGGCACTCGGTGGACCGGTATCTGGCGCTCACCCCCGCGATCGCCGAGCACCTCCGGTCGTTCGGCGTCACCGACGCGCAGATCACGGTCAAGCCCAACGGGGTCCCCGACCCGGGTCGGCACGACCAGGTCGGTCGTGGGTTGCTGTTCGTGGGCCGCTTCTCCGCCGAGAAGGGTCTCGATCTTCTGGTCGACGCGTGGCAGCGGCACCCCGAGGGGTCGCTGGGCACGCTGCGGCTGATCGGGGACGGGCCGCTGCACGCGGAGGTGACCGCCGCAGCCGCCGGGCGCCGCGACATCGAGCTGCTGGGACGGCGTACCCACGCCGAGGTACAGGACGCGATGCGCGAGTCCGCGGCGCTGGTGACGCCGTCGACGTGGGACGAGGTCTGCCCGATGGTGGTGGTCGAGGCGCTGGCGAACGGACGTCCGGTGCTGGCCACCGCGATGGGCGGCTTGCCGTTCCTGGTGGGGAGCGACGACGCGGCGGAAACTCCGGGCGAGGACGCCGCACCCGCCGGCGGCTGGACCGTCCCGCCGGACGCCGAGGCGCTCGCCGCGATCCTGCCGCGGGTCGTCTCCGAAGCGCCCGCCCTCGCGGCGGCGGCTCGCCGGCGATACGAGCGGATGTTTTCGACGACGGTGACGACGGCGGCCCTGCTCGGCGTCTACGAGGAGTTGATCGCCGCACGGGTCGATCGGCGCGTCGTGAAACGTTGACCGACGTTTCTCCGTTCTTCCCTTCGGAGTACACGGGATAGACAACGTCTCGCTGGCGAGTACCGTCCGTGGCTCTGAGGAACCAATGCGAGAATCAGCGGAATCGGTGCCCAGCTGCCGACCGGCGCGCTCGGGCGCGGCTGCACGTCGGGGCAGCGCGGGTGTCGAGTCCACTGTGAGGGCGCGCTGAGGGGCAACAGCGCGGCCATCCAGCGGAGCACCAGGCAGCGACGCTGCGCACA
This genomic window contains:
- a CDS encoding glycosyltransferase family 4 protein — its product is MKIVLAHNRYVSANPSGENTVVDLESRLLAEAGVTVLPFQRSSDEIAELSKPQKALLPISPIYARRAQRELAALLESERPDVLHLHNPYPLLSPWVIRTAHAHGVPVVHTVHNFRQVCANGLYFRDGHSCHDCLGKAYPYPAVQHSCYRGSKAQSALMATTLTVHRGTWHSVDRYLALTPAIAEHLRSFGVTDAQITVKPNGVPDPGRHDQVGRGLLFVGRFSAEKGLDLLVDAWQRHPEGSLGTLRLIGDGPLHAEVTAAAAGRRDIELLGRRTHAEVQDAMRESAALVTPSTWDEVCPMVVVEALANGRPVLATAMGGLPFLVGSDDAAETPGEDAAPAGGWTVPPDAEALAAILPRVVSEAPALAAAARRRYERMFSTTVTTAALLGVYEELIAARVDRRVVKR
- a CDS encoding GDP-L-fucose synthase, with product MATTPFHHPVPRDARVYIAGHGGLVGSAIWRHFESVGFTNLVGRRSKELDLRDRESVRAFFDEARPDYVIDAAAKVGGIFANSTYPAEFLSDNLRIQTNLLDAAHEFGVERFLFLGSSCIYPKFAPQPIREDSLLTGPLEETNDAYAIAKIAGVMQVQAIRRQYGRSYISAMPTNLYGPGDNFEIPGAHVMPMVMRRMHEAVAAGDREFTIYGTGTPRREFLHTDDLAAACLVLLERYDDPAPINIGVGEDVTIDELVRMIAEVVGYDGEFVHDTSKPDGTPRKVLDVSRIKALGWEPTVELRDGIASVYRWFLEHQSTFRR
- a CDS encoding WecB/TagA/CpsF family glycosyltransferase; protein product: MSTSTRPGTFVCCGVRIEALTRDPAAALVVDSHYGQARRTHLCNAYTLSLAVRDPEYRALLNASDINFADGHYVAMVGRRRGHPDMAARVYGPDLMADTIDQGRARGLKHYLYGASPTTVATLAEKLGERFPGAEFVGVESPPFRDLTADEADELVARVAAAKPDVFWVGLGTPRQDLFVAEYTARLNCTVVPVGAAFDFHAGNKPSAPEFLQRHGMEWAYRLATEPRRLWKRYLVGNPVFIYGALTDRWRKQA